A portion of the Lusitaniella coriacea LEGE 07157 genome contains these proteins:
- a CDS encoding aromatic ring-hydroxylating dioxygenase subunit alpha, translated as MTALETKPKHHPAGGNDPTRFDVREVWYPVYYLKDLNPEKLTKFTLLDRDLVLWWDEAAQSWQAFLDQCPHRLAPLSEGRINESGWLECPYHGWAFSGTGRCEFIPQQREGGSAQTAQRACATSFPTATAQGLLFVYPGNRDNATQTPLPLVEPLLDDSDEWVCLDIFRDLPYDALTLLENVLDSSHIPYTHHKTVGNRVNVSPVDLEILASGKQGFQGMWAEGPRKGTLGRQDTLFVAPGLMWHDLTSEQFGRTLTVVYATPIRSGECRLFARFPFKFSAKLPRLFLKLTPRWYSHINQNGVLEDDQIFLHYQERYLEAAGGSEEFARAFYLPTAADRFVSEFRQWVNQYRAKPFPDTPLPPPLPKEKLLDRYHSHTLHCASCSGALANLQRLRFGIFLLGAIAWVIIPLATLTLGNSSAIFFSLFALLLLATGWGLSQLERKFYEGRAVPPRNLPEK; from the coding sequence ATGACCGCCCTTGAAACCAAGCCAAAACACCACCCCGCAGGCGGGAACGACCCAACTCGCTTCGACGTTCGAGAAGTTTGGTATCCTGTTTACTACCTCAAAGACCTCAACCCAGAAAAACTCACAAAATTTACGCTCCTCGACCGAGATTTAGTCCTTTGGTGGGACGAAGCCGCTCAATCCTGGCAAGCCTTCCTCGACCAATGCCCTCATCGTCTTGCTCCCCTCTCAGAAGGTCGAATAAACGAAAGCGGTTGGTTGGAATGTCCGTACCACGGTTGGGCATTTTCCGGGACGGGTCGCTGTGAGTTTATCCCCCAACAAAGGGAAGGAGGAAGCGCTCAAACTGCCCAAAGAGCCTGCGCCACATCCTTTCCGACTGCAACTGCCCAAGGGTTATTATTTGTCTATCCCGGCAATCGAGATAACGCCACCCAAACACCTCTACCCCTGGTCGAACCGCTTTTAGATGATTCTGACGAGTGGGTTTGCCTCGATATTTTCAGGGATTTGCCCTACGATGCCCTCACCCTGCTAGAAAATGTTCTCGACTCCAGCCATATTCCCTATACCCACCATAAAACCGTTGGAAATCGCGTTAACGTGAGTCCTGTGGACTTGGAAATCCTTGCCTCTGGCAAACAAGGGTTTCAAGGAATGTGGGCTGAGGGACCCCGAAAAGGAACGTTAGGGCGACAGGATACCCTTTTTGTCGCACCGGGTTTAATGTGGCACGATCTCACCTCAGAACAGTTTGGCAGAACCCTTACGGTTGTTTATGCGACTCCCATTCGTTCGGGAGAATGCCGCCTTTTTGCTCGCTTCCCCTTCAAGTTTTCCGCAAAACTACCGAGATTATTTTTGAAGCTCACTCCTCGCTGGTACTCCCATATCAACCAAAACGGCGTTCTTGAAGACGATCAAATTTTTCTCCACTACCAAGAACGCTACCTCGAAGCGGCGGGGGGAAGCGAAGAGTTTGCCCGTGCTTTCTATTTACCCACAGCGGCAGATCGGTTTGTGTCTGAGTTTCGTCAGTGGGTCAACCAGTATCGAGCGAAGCCTTTCCCCGATACTCCTTTACCGCCGCCTCTACCAAAAGAAAAACTCCTCGATCGCTACCATTCTCATACGCTTCACTGTGCCAGTTGTTCGGGGGCTTTGGCAAATCTTCAGCGTCTTCGCTTTGGGATTTTTCTTCTGGGCGCGATCGCGTGGGTGATAATTCCCCTAGCAACCCTAACTCTGGGGAACAGTTCTGCCATTTTTTTCTCCCTCTTCGCCCTCTTATTACTCGCAACCGGGTGGGGTTTGAGTCAGCTAGAACGTAAGTTTTACGAAGGTCGAGCCGTGCCACCACGTAATTTACCGGAGAAATAA